The proteins below come from a single Fastidiosipila sanguinis genomic window:
- a CDS encoding aminoglycoside phosphotransferase family protein produces the protein MTADSDEIILQRILVNHFPNLSKLSFRKISGGTFNRSYIAMVDDAPEFIIRISPGKHNLMYFEQLAMANEGLAYKLMQKYNIPVANYFELGVIDGEEYSIGQFISGKVLSEQLWSDESKDDAINSRLLENLGKIIKRMHSQKVDTDYCGYLFCVEDKSFTSWAEFLIYSVKNVLENAGPELKSNVNLDELINVFEVNREILDSREKTSIIHGDLWAANVIFNDGETYLIDLDRAMIGDPLFEFAAGWMDREEFWQGYGSTKNLESLSGNELLCLRLYNIYMNLLHAISNENQFKDIKTARDYMDSINKRLAELDL, from the coding sequence ATGACTGCAGATTCAGATGAAATTATTTTACAAAGAATTTTAGTAAATCACTTTCCGAACCTTTCTAAATTGAGCTTTAGAAAGATTTCTGGTGGTACATTTAATAGATCGTATATTGCTATGGTTGATGATGCACCTGAGTTTATTATTAGGATAAGCCCGGGAAAGCATAATTTAATGTATTTTGAGCAGCTCGCTATGGCTAATGAGGGTTTGGCATATAAACTAATGCAAAAATATAATATTCCTGTAGCTAATTATTTTGAACTTGGTGTAATTGATGGAGAAGAGTACAGTATAGGGCAATTTATATCAGGTAAAGTTTTGAGTGAGCAGTTATGGAGTGATGAGTCCAAAGATGATGCAATTAACTCTAGGCTTTTGGAGAATTTAGGGAAAATCATAAAGAGAATGCACTCGCAAAAAGTTGACACTGATTATTGTGGCTACCTCTTCTGTGTAGAGGATAAAAGTTTTACATCATGGGCTGAGTTTTTAATATATTCCGTTAAGAATGTTTTAGAAAATGCAGGTCCGGAGCTGAAGAGCAATGTAAATTTAGATGAACTTATAAATGTATTTGAAGTTAATAGAGAAATTTTAGATTCCAGAGAAAAAACTTCAATTATTCATGGAGATCTTTGGGCTGCAAATGTTATTTTTAATGATGGTGAAACTTATCTGATAGATTTGGATAGAGCAATGATAGGAGATCCTTTATTTGAATTTGCAGCTGGCTGGATGGACAGAGAAGAATTTTGGCAAGGTTATGGATCTACCAAGAATCTAGAAAGCTTGAGTGGCAATGAATTACTTTGTCTGCGACTATATAATATATATATGAATTTGTTGCATGCAATTAGTAATGAAAATCAATTTAAAGATATAAAAACTGCTAGAGATTATATGGACAGTATTAATAAAAGATTGGCAGAACTAGATTTATAA
- a CDS encoding CPBP family intramembrane glutamic endopeptidase, translating to METTSKQVKFKNNRYKFAFIIISSLLVCSAIASLDLVFHLSYVPKSAIKILLFTLPVLLYKLIFKNSYITHQLKNPNKRNLKVSALIAAGVSLVIIGAYLIFKDYISAENIRDNLAKRENIDASNFLYVALHIAFVNSLLEEIFFRAFIFYYLNKLNLRIFAYIYSSLLFSLYHVTTIAAWFDWWLNLIIIVALFVVGIIFDYLCEKSNSFLAPWFLHIVANLSINGIAWFSIL from the coding sequence ATGGAAACTACCAGTAAACAAGTAAAATTCAAAAATAATAGATACAAATTTGCTTTTATTATAATAAGCAGTCTACTTGTATGCTCTGCTATAGCATCTTTAGATTTAGTTTTCCATTTATCGTATGTGCCCAAATCAGCGATTAAGATTCTCCTCTTCACTTTACCAGTTCTATTGTATAAGTTGATATTCAAGAATTCATACATTACACACCAGCTAAAAAATCCTAACAAAAGAAATCTGAAGGTATCAGCATTAATAGCAGCTGGAGTCTCTCTGGTCATTATTGGAGCATATTTGATTTTTAAAGACTACATCTCAGCTGAGAATATTAGAGATAACTTAGCCAAAAGAGAAAACATTGATGCCAGTAATTTCTTATATGTGGCCTTGCACATTGCTTTCGTAAATTCACTTTTAGAAGAAATTTTCTTCCGTGCATTTATCTTTTATTATTTGAATAAACTAAACTTAAGGATTTTTGCTTATATCTATAGCAGTCTTTTGTTCTCCCTATATCACGTTACGACAATAGCCGCTTGGTTCGATTGGTGGCTTAATTTAATCATTATTGTTGCACTATTTGTCGTTGGCATTATTTTCGATTATTTATGTGAAAAATCTAATAGCTTCCTAGCACCATGGTTCTTACATATTGTGGCAAATCTGAGTATCAACGGAATCGCCTGGTTTAGTATTTTATAA
- a CDS encoding L-lactate dehydrogenase, giving the protein MNLQKVVVIGAGNVGSATAFRLMNSGLFNKIAIIDANQEKAEGEALDIAHGSVLATKPVKVYAGSYEKDVKEAGFVVITAGAAQKPGETRLDLVKKNTNIFKSIVPAIMETGFSGYIVVVANPVDILTYVTYKLSGLPKERIIGSGTVLDSSRFIYLLSQELKVNAASISADILGEHGDSSFPAWSRVTVHGTPVDEFAKARGIDLTDELKENIYQQVRDSAYEIINKKGTTNYGIAMTTTRIVEALYTNSNKVMPVSSVMDGEYGLEGLAISMPALISREGVVSLELSYTAEELSKLRASAETMKTVLDELDLD; this is encoded by the coding sequence ATGAACTTACAAAAAGTAGTTGTAATTGGTGCAGGTAACGTCGGTTCTGCAACAGCATTTAGACTTATGAACTCAGGTCTTTTTAACAAGATCGCAATTATTGATGCAAATCAAGAAAAAGCTGAAGGTGAAGCTTTAGATATAGCTCATGGTTCAGTTTTAGCAACAAAACCAGTTAAGGTTTATGCAGGATCTTACGAAAAAGATGTTAAGGAAGCAGGCTTCGTAGTAATCACTGCTGGTGCAGCACAAAAACCGGGAGAAACAAGATTAGATCTAGTTAAGAAGAATACAAATATCTTCAAGTCAATTGTTCCTGCAATTATGGAAACAGGATTCTCAGGATACATAGTAGTTGTTGCTAACCCTGTAGATATCTTGACCTATGTAACATATAAATTATCCGGATTACCAAAAGAAAGAATTATTGGTTCAGGTACAGTTCTAGATTCTTCTAGATTTATTTACTTGCTATCACAAGAATTAAAAGTTAATGCAGCTTCAATTAGTGCTGATATTCTTGGTGAACATGGTGATAGCTCATTCCCAGCTTGGAGTAGAGTTACAGTTCACGGTACCCCAGTTGATGAATTCGCAAAAGCAAGAGGTATCGATCTTACAGATGAATTGAAAGAGAATATTTACCAACAAGTTAGAGACTCAGCTTATGAGATTATCAACAAGAAAGGTACAACTAACTATGGTATAGCTATGACAACAACAAGAATTGTCGAAGCTTTATACACAAACTCAAATAAGGTTATGCCTGTTTCTAGTGTTATGGATGGTGAGTATGGCCTAGAAGGTTTGGCGATTAGTATGCCAGCTTTGATTTCTCGTGAAGGTGTTGTATCTCTAGAGCTTAGTTATACAGCAGAAGAATTATCTAAATTGCGTGCTTCAGCTGAGACAATGAAGACTGTTTTAGATGAATTAGATTTAGATTAA
- the pulA gene encoding type I pullulanase — MRKEKKKEFYNKNDLGCIYSEEKSSFKVFAPTAINVELALYRDAGQYDDLGLLVSHEDYIEKLPMKLGEFGVWEIAVEKDLKGQFYMFRVELPEGDINYAVDPYAKALSANGHRGAIIDLAETNPENWDPRIRAQLDSPTDAIIYEIHIRDFSISPDSGMKNKGKYLALTERGTKTPGGNSTGLDHLVELGVTHVQLLPIYDYVTVNELHYDPEDYNWGYDPQNYNAPEGSYSTDSTNPITRIKELKTAIQAIHDAGMRVIMDVVYNHTFSIDEGPFEKIAPGYYYRKTDEGVYTNGSGCGNEIASEAPMVRKFILDSILYWIEEFGIDGFRFDLMGLIDRETMKKIVRKVHTEIDSSILFLGEPWTGNVSALPIDQQVLKGTQTNNGFSVFNDNLRNAIKGGSDDASQGFATGADGEEVNIIRGVEGSYRDFTAKPSESINYVIAHDNLNMWDKILKTQELDEEAGFLQILDGQLFGETLDKYGDVETAVLAADPYASVDFDNVLEDECVRRSLLANGIVMTSQGIPFIYGGDEFLRTKYGDHNTYKSPDYVNMIRWENKDKFLEVSEYYQGLIKLRKEHPAFRMNDVELIKKHLVFLQVEDKFIVFKLRLHANQDEWKDIVVAYNANEKAHKLDLPEAESWNVVVNDKKAGTEIIETIKDSHVSVPKLSMMVLYSMG, encoded by the coding sequence ATGAGAAAAGAAAAGAAAAAAGAATTTTATAATAAGAATGATTTAGGTTGTATTTATAGTGAAGAGAAGAGCAGTTTTAAAGTTTTTGCTCCAACTGCTATAAATGTTGAACTTGCATTGTATAGGGATGCAGGTCAATATGATGACTTAGGCTTATTAGTTAGCCATGAGGATTATATTGAGAAACTTCCAATGAAGTTAGGAGAGTTTGGTGTTTGGGAAATTGCAGTAGAAAAAGATCTCAAAGGACAATTTTATATGTTCCGTGTAGAGTTACCTGAAGGAGATATAAATTATGCAGTTGATCCTTATGCCAAAGCGCTTTCGGCAAATGGTCATAGAGGTGCAATAATTGATCTTGCAGAAACTAATCCGGAAAACTGGGATCCTCGTATAAGAGCACAGCTTGATAGTCCAACAGATGCAATAATTTATGAGATACATATCAGAGACTTTTCAATAAGTCCAGATTCTGGAATGAAGAACAAGGGTAAGTATCTAGCTTTGACCGAGAGAGGTACCAAGACTCCAGGAGGAAACAGTACTGGTCTTGACCATTTAGTGGAGCTAGGTGTAACTCATGTTCAGCTTTTGCCTATTTATGATTATGTAACTGTTAACGAATTGCATTATGATCCTGAAGATTATAACTGGGGCTATGATCCACAGAACTATAATGCTCCAGAAGGTTCATACTCTACTGATTCGACGAATCCTATTACAAGAATAAAAGAATTAAAAACTGCGATACAAGCAATTCATGATGCAGGAATGCGAGTGATCATGGATGTTGTTTATAACCATACTTTCTCTATTGATGAAGGACCTTTTGAGAAAATTGCTCCAGGATATTATTATCGCAAAACTGACGAAGGTGTTTACACTAACGGTTCTGGTTGTGGTAATGAGATTGCGAGTGAAGCTCCAATGGTTCGTAAATTTATCCTAGATTCAATCCTGTATTGGATTGAAGAATTTGGAATTGATGGTTTCCGTTTTGACCTTATGGGATTAATTGATAGAGAGACTATGAAGAAAATTGTTAGAAAAGTTCATACAGAGATTGATTCAAGTATACTTTTCTTAGGTGAACCTTGGACAGGTAATGTCTCAGCTTTGCCAATAGATCAACAAGTGCTAAAAGGTACTCAAACTAACAATGGTTTCTCAGTATTTAATGATAATCTACGTAATGCTATCAAAGGTGGCAGTGATGATGCTAGCCAAGGTTTTGCTACGGGAGCAGATGGTGAAGAGGTTAATATTATCCGTGGAGTCGAAGGATCTTATAGAGATTTCACAGCCAAGCCTAGTGAATCTATTAACTACGTAATAGCTCATGACAACTTGAATATGTGGGACAAAATTCTAAAGACACAAGAGTTGGATGAAGAAGCTGGTTTCCTACAGATCTTGGATGGACAATTATTCGGAGAAACTTTGGATAAATATGGTGATGTAGAGACTGCAGTTTTGGCAGCTGATCCATATGCTAGTGTAGACTTTGATAATGTCCTAGAAGATGAATGTGTAAGAAGAAGTCTCTTGGCCAATGGTATTGTTATGACAAGCCAAGGTATACCTTTTATCTATGGTGGTGACGAATTCTTGAGAACTAAGTACGGTGATCATAATACTTATAAGAGCCCTGATTATGTCAATATGATTAGGTGGGAAAATAAAGATAAATTCTTAGAGGTCAGTGAATATTACCAAGGCTTAATTAAGTTAAGAAAAGAGCATCCTGCGTTCAGAATGAATGATGTTGAACTGATTAAAAAACACTTGGTGTTTTTGCAAGTAGAGGATAAATTTATAGTATTTAAGTTGCGTTTACATGCTAACCAAGACGAATGGAAAGACATTGTGGTTGCATATAACGCTAATGAAAAAGCTCATAAATTAGATCTACCAGAGGCAGAAAGCTGGAATGTAGTCGTTAATGACAAGAAAGCTGGTACTGAGATTATAGAGACTATAAAAGATTCTCATGTAAGCGTTCCAAAACTTTCTATGATGGTACTTTATTCTATGGGGTAA
- a CDS encoding beta-galactosidase — protein MAKENLKLLWQSGFLHGGDYNPDQWRWRPGTLDEDIEMMKAAHVNVVSMGMFSWSAIEPQEGVYDFSWLDEAIDKLYDNGILVFLSTPSGARPAWLAKKYPEVLRTDKFQVKQVFGERHNHCFTSPIYRAKVKEINQKLAERYKDHPGVVLWHISNEYEGECHCNLCQEAFREWLKNKYKDLDALNRAWWTGFWGHTFTEWDEIHSPTPIGDWSLDGLNLDWRRFVTDQTVDFYRMEVEAVREITPDRPVTTNFHDFPNPSEGLNYWKFAPYLDIVSWDNYPYWHNETNSDAVEGARRDFIHDINRSLLGKPFLLLESCPGATNWQEVSRLPKPGVIALQSMQAVAHGADSVQYFQIRKSLGASEKFHGALIDHYPSKDVRVFKEIQGLGEDLSKLEELIGANVDAKVAIIYDWENRWAIDNIQGLNENRKEYFKMCINHYFPLWSKGIGVDAIDMEQDLDKYDVLIAPLLYMVSEDLAERIKEFVARGGTFITGPFTGVVDEDQLAYMNGRPGPLREIAGIWAEETDSLYDSQFNKIVKAGEGKTYKAKWFCDLLHLEGAEALYEYGEDFYAGSPAVTVNSYGEGKVYYFATVMEQAFYDDFYKEFINENMESLAIELPDGVGASVRENSEYKFIFIANHNNGEVEFNLAEDAYDVLAEQELDKSAAVEMPAYSYKVYRVKK, from the coding sequence ATGGCGAAAGAGAATTTAAAGCTACTTTGGCAGAGCGGTTTTTTGCATGGTGGAGATTATAATCCTGACCAATGGCGTTGGCGTCCTGGAACATTGGATGAAGACATTGAGATGATGAAAGCTGCTCATGTAAACGTAGTTTCAATGGGGATGTTCTCCTGGTCAGCAATTGAGCCACAAGAAGGGGTATATGACTTCTCATGGCTAGATGAAGCAATTGATAAGTTATATGATAATGGGATTTTAGTGTTCTTATCGACACCGAGTGGAGCAAGACCAGCATGGTTGGCAAAGAAGTATCCAGAGGTTCTAAGAACTGATAAATTCCAGGTTAAGCAAGTCTTCGGTGAAAGACATAATCACTGTTTCACTTCACCAATTTATAGAGCTAAAGTTAAAGAAATTAACCAGAAGTTAGCTGAACGTTACAAGGATCATCCAGGTGTAGTGCTCTGGCATATTAGTAATGAATATGAAGGTGAATGCCATTGTAATCTATGTCAAGAAGCTTTCAGAGAATGGTTGAAGAATAAATACAAGGATCTTGATGCACTAAATCGTGCTTGGTGGACAGGTTTCTGGGGACATACATTTACTGAATGGGATGAAATTCACTCCCCAACCCCTATAGGTGACTGGTCTTTAGATGGATTGAACTTAGATTGGAGAAGATTCGTTACAGATCAGACAGTTGATTTCTATCGCATGGAAGTTGAGGCTGTTAGAGAGATTACTCCAGATAGACCTGTGACAACTAACTTCCACGATTTCCCAAATCCATCTGAAGGACTAAATTACTGGAAGTTTGCTCCATACCTAGATATCGTATCTTGGGATAACTATCCATACTGGCACAATGAGACTAATAGCGATGCGGTTGAAGGTGCGAGAAGAGACTTTATCCATGATATTAATAGAAGTCTTTTAGGGAAACCATTCTTACTATTAGAGAGTTGCCCTGGTGCCACTAACTGGCAAGAGGTTTCACGTTTGCCTAAGCCTGGTGTAATTGCCCTTCAAAGTATGCAAGCTGTAGCTCACGGTGCAGACTCAGTTCAATATTTCCAAATTAGAAAGAGCTTAGGAGCTTCAGAGAAATTCCATGGCGCCTTGATTGATCACTATCCAAGCAAGGATGTAAGAGTTTTCAAAGAGATTCAAGGTCTTGGAGAAGATTTAAGCAAGCTAGAGGAGCTAATAGGTGCAAATGTTGATGCAAAAGTAGCTATCATCTATGATTGGGAAAATAGATGGGCAATAGATAATATTCAAGGCTTAAATGAAAATCGTAAAGAATATTTCAAGATGTGTATTAACCATTACTTCCCACTCTGGAGCAAGGGAATAGGTGTTGATGCAATTGATATGGAGCAAGACCTAGATAAATATGATGTCTTAATTGCACCATTGTTATACATGGTTTCAGAAGACTTAGCTGAGAGGATTAAGGAATTTGTTGCACGTGGTGGTACTTTCATCACTGGTCCTTTCACAGGTGTAGTAGATGAAGATCAACTAGCATACATGAACGGTAGGCCTGGACCTTTACGTGAGATTGCAGGTATTTGGGCAGAAGAGACAGACTCTCTCTATGATTCACAATTCAATAAGATTGTTAAAGCTGGAGAAGGCAAAACCTATAAGGCTAAATGGTTCTGTGATCTCCTACACTTAGAGGGAGCGGAAGCACTTTATGAGTATGGAGAAGATTTCTACGCTGGAAGTCCTGCAGTAACAGTTAATTCTTATGGTGAGGGTAAAGTTTACTACTTTGCTACAGTAATGGAACAAGCTTTCTATGATGACTTCTACAAAGAGTTTATTAACGAAAATATGGAATCTTTAGCAATAGAACTTCCTGATGGGGTCGGTGCTAGTGTTAGAGAAAATTCTGAGTATAAGTTTATCTTCATTGCAAACCATAATAATGGCGAAGTTGAGTTTAATCTCGCTGAAGACGCATACGATGTTTTAGCAGAACAAGAGCTAGATAAGAGTGCAGCTGTGGAAATGCCAGCATACTCATACAAAGTTTATAGAGTGAAAAAATAA
- the pgmB gene encoding beta-phosphoglucomutase — MIKGLLFDLDGVLVDTAKYHYVAWKDIAEELGIDFTKKDNERLKGVSRMDSFNIILEIGGKEMSEEEKIHYTTKKNDVYLSYINKLEKEELFPEVEEFLIDARDKGYKIALGSASKNSSIILERLGITKYFDAIVDGNSVSKTKPDPEVFIKGAEALGLANEECVVFEDAFSGIEAAHNAGMLAIGVGTEENLPEADILIDDFIGVCITELLKRLEDKTSKKLV; from the coding sequence ATGATTAAAGGATTATTATTCGATTTAGATGGTGTACTAGTAGATACAGCCAAGTATCACTATGTTGCTTGGAAAGATATAGCAGAGGAATTAGGAATCGACTTTACCAAAAAGGACAATGAACGTCTTAAAGGTGTAAGTAGGATGGATAGCTTTAACATTATTCTTGAAATTGGTGGTAAGGAAATGAGTGAAGAAGAGAAAATCCATTATACTACCAAGAAAAATGATGTTTATCTTTCTTACATTAATAAATTAGAAAAAGAAGAACTTTTCCCAGAAGTAGAAGAATTCTTGATTGATGCGAGAGACAAGGGCTATAAAATTGCATTAGGTAGTGCAAGTAAAAACAGCAGTATCATTCTAGAAAGATTAGGAATTACTAAATACTTTGATGCAATTGTTGATGGAAACTCAGTAAGCAAAACTAAGCCAGATCCTGAAGTGTTTATAAAAGGTGCGGAGGCTTTAGGACTTGCTAATGAAGAATGTGTAGTTTTTGAAGATGCTTTTTCAGGAATTGAAGCTGCTCATAATGCAGGCATGCTAGCAATTGGAGTTGGGACTGAAGAAAACTTACCAGAAGCAGATATTTTGATTGATGATTTTATTGGAGTATGTATAACGGAGTTGTTAAAACGTTTAGAAGACAAAACTTCTAAGAAATTAGTTTAA
- a CDS encoding helix-turn-helix transcriptional regulator, whose translation MLDKIFSLSPYIRLAGMQGSDDWPHRDRLIYDHQILYVIQGSGYIVLDGVQHNISAGTMVIIRPNQPHRYIRDKANPCESFWIHLDWENRPDYDWPSAIYENKSSYWRLYDGVLHYPEHIRPDIDLGERYELPDIIRVQDKEYFREQFQKIYEAYLTLDDTWHLRANAAFYNILYALYNDKVQDQPVAVDKYSYQVSKMIDFIKNNYQREINVIEIAEQGIYSADYASKIFKEQTHKSVSDYLFDYRLEKAKQLFFNLELSIADIAYMCGFNSDTYFSSAVKKKTGYSPTELRKIVLKNVNQGGHYD comes from the coding sequence ATGTTGGATAAAATCTTTAGTTTAAGTCCATATATAAGACTTGCTGGTATGCAAGGAAGTGACGATTGGCCACATAGAGATAGATTAATTTATGATCATCAGATTCTTTATGTTATCCAGGGATCTGGCTACATAGTTTTGGATGGCGTCCAACATAATATAAGTGCTGGCACCATGGTTATTATTAGACCGAATCAGCCGCATAGGTATATACGAGACAAGGCAAATCCTTGCGAAAGTTTCTGGATTCACTTGGATTGGGAAAATAGACCAGATTATGATTGGCCAAGTGCTATTTATGAGAATAAGAGTAGTTATTGGCGATTGTACGATGGAGTACTACACTATCCTGAGCATATAAGACCAGATATAGATCTTGGTGAAAGGTATGAATTACCAGATATTATAAGGGTACAGGATAAAGAGTATTTCAGAGAGCAATTTCAGAAAATATATGAAGCATATTTGACATTAGATGATACTTGGCATTTAAGAGCAAATGCAGCTTTTTATAATATTTTGTATGCATTATACAATGACAAAGTCCAGGATCAGCCTGTGGCAGTCGATAAATATAGCTACCAAGTAAGTAAAATGATTGATTTTATAAAAAACAATTATCAAAGAGAAATTAACGTCATTGAGATAGCAGAGCAAGGCATTTATAGTGCAGATTATGCAAGTAAAATTTTTAAAGAGCAGACTCACAAAAGTGTTTCTGACTATTTATTTGACTATAGGTTAGAAAAGGCAAAACAATTATTTTTTAACTTGGAACTTTCTATTGCAGATATTGCATATATGTGTGGATTTAATAGTGATACATATTTCTCTTCTGCAGTTAAGAAAAAAACCGGTTACAGCCCGACTGAATTAAGGAAAATTGTTTTGAAGAATGTTAATCAAGGAGGACATTATGATTAA
- a CDS encoding DMT family transporter, which yields MGKYLKHKSFGTIALLTVAIIWGSGFIATEFLIAANWSTSQMMATRFTLASLIMLAVIGRKIKESSKKEIISGSIAGLILFAAFYSQTFGQSAGASVSFAAFFTATNVVMVPFISWAINGDKPSIKTILIAILALAGVAVLSIEGGSFSLGLGDLIILLGSFFFALHISFLEKAGGDTDALRVNFYQITTAAVLSIIVMLFDMQTLPGFDFKKGIWAAIYLGAFSTCLCYMLQTKAQQYVSASYAGVILALEGFFGSMFSVILGLEKLTTTLVIGGVMIILATVLMSFKSEPGDELDNDESEEIEPLIPEQTENDN from the coding sequence ATGGGTAAATATCTCAAACACAAAAGTTTTGGAACAATAGCTTTGCTGACTGTTGCAATCATTTGGGGTTCAGGCTTCATAGCTACTGAATTTCTGATTGCTGCCAATTGGAGTACCAGTCAGATGATGGCTACCAGATTCACCCTTGCCAGCTTAATTATGCTAGCAGTAATTGGACGAAAAATTAAAGAGAGTAGTAAAAAAGAAATTATTAGCGGCAGCATTGCGGGCTTAATCTTATTTGCTGCCTTCTACTCTCAAACTTTTGGTCAAAGTGCTGGTGCTTCCGTTTCATTTGCAGCTTTTTTCACAGCGACTAATGTAGTTATGGTGCCTTTTATAAGCTGGGCGATCAATGGTGATAAACCTAGTATTAAGACTATTTTAATAGCAATATTAGCATTGGCGGGTGTAGCTGTTTTGAGTATAGAGGGAGGTAGCTTCAGTCTAGGTCTTGGAGATTTGATAATATTGCTAGGCTCATTTTTCTTTGCCCTACATATTTCATTTTTAGAAAAAGCTGGTGGAGATACTGATGCTCTTAGAGTTAATTTTTATCAAATCACTACTGCAGCAGTTTTATCTATTATAGTAATGCTGTTTGATATGCAGACATTGCCAGGCTTTGATTTCAAGAAGGGGATTTGGGCAGCGATATATTTAGGAGCCTTCTCAACTTGCTTATGTTACATGTTACAAACAAAAGCTCAACAATATGTTTCAGCGAGTTATGCTGGGGTTATTTTAGCATTAGAAGGTTTCTTTGGAAGTATGTTCTCAGTCATTCTAGGCTTAGAGAAACTGACAACGACTCTAGTTATAGGTGGTGTAATGATTATTCTGGCTACAGTACTAATGAGTTTCAAATCTGAACCAGGAGATGAATTGGATAATGATGAATCTGAGGAGATAGAGCCACTTATACCAGAACAAACAGAAAACGATAATTAA